The Planctellipticum variicoloris DNA window GGAAGAACACGCCAAACGCCAGCAGAATCTTAGTTCCGACGAGCATGTGATAGAATTTGTCGCCGCGGTGACCGCCCATCCCCCCCAGATAGTTGTAGAACCCGCTCAGCAGAAACAGCAGAATCCCCACCTGGACGATTCGCCGCCAGCGCTGCATCACCAGACCGCGCAACTGGTTATGCGGTTCTTCAGGAAGCTGAGCCGCAGCGGGCTGGAGCACAAATCGCAGGAAAACGCTCCCCCCCAGCACCGTAATCGCCGTCCCCACATGCACCCAGCGCGAAAGTACGTCGACGAATTCCATGCTCAGTCTTGTCCCATTGAAAAGCATCTGCCGGCCTGTCGCTGCGACAGAGCCCTGCCAGAATTGTTGATGTCGACGCTCCCCGGTCCAAGGACGCTGCCATTTTCGGAATTTCTTTGGTGCACGAAATGTCAGGTTCAGGCGTGAGATTCCGCCGATCATTCCCGGATCGCATGACGCCCCCGTTTTTCGATTTCCGGAAAGATCGGCGATCACTGATGCAGGGCTGTTGCAGCGGTCGAACTTGGTTATAGTGGGAGCTGTAGTTTTTCGAGGGAGTTCCCCTCCGAACCACACAAATCGTTGGGGTTTGCGCCCCCTGCGACGTCACCCGCTCGCGAGTCCCTGCCCGGTGGCCTTCGGGCTGGGCGGTGTAGCTCCCCGGAGGTTGTGCATGCCGCGAATTGCAGTCAATTTCCGGGTACGGACACTGTTCGGCCTCGTCGCTCTGGCAGCCTGCCTGCCGTCGCTCGCATCGGATGGTCCTCCCACCGTCGAGGAAGGTCGCGCCCACTGGGCCTTTCAGCCCGTGAACCGCCCAGCGGTCCCGGCCATCGAAATCCCCGCCCACGGCAATCCGATCGACGCCTTCATCGCGGCTCAACAGCAGACCGCGGGAGTGCGCAGTTCGACTCGGGCCGACAAGTACACGCTGCTCCGCCGGGCCAAGTTCGATCTGCTGGGAGTCCCGCCAACTCCTGCGGAAATTGCCTCGTTCGTCGCCGATGATCGCCCGGACGCTTTCGAACGCCGCGTCGAGGAATTCCTCGCCGATCCCCGCTATGGGGAAACCTGGGGCCGGTTGTGGCTCGACCTCGTTCGCTACGCTGAGACGGCAGGCTTCAACGCCGACCCCGCCCGGCCGCAGGCCTACCAGTACCGCGACTACGTCATCCGCGCATTCAACAACGACACTCCCTACGACCAGTTTGCCGCCGAACAGCTCGCCGGGGACGAACTGTTCCCGGACAGCAAAGACGCCCTGATCGCGACCGGCTACAACCGCATGTGGCCTGACGAAAGCAATGCGTCGGATGTCCTGCTGGCGCGGCAGTCGGCTCTCAATGATCACACGGGGAACCTGGGGGCCGTTTTCCTGGGGCTGTCGATCGGCTGCGCCCAGTGCCACGACCACAAGTTCGATCCGATCCTGCAGTCCGACTTCTACCAGCTCCAGGCGTTCTTTTCCGGCATCACCCTGCAGGACAAAGTCCCGCTGGGCGACAACGCTGCGCTCGCAAAGTACCGCGAAGAATTGCAGGCATGGCAAGCCCGAACCGCCGACCTGCGACGCGAACTGCACGCCATCAGCCGCGACGCCCGCGCCAAAGCGGGCGCCGAGAAGCGGCTGAAGTTCCCCAAGGTCGTGCTGGACGCCGTCGACACGGCCCCGGAAGACCGCACCCCCTACCAGTTGCAGCTCGTCTTCTGGTCCGAGCGGCAGATCGAGATCAAAGACAAGGATCTGCTCGCGGCGATGGGCGAAGCCAATGCGGCCCGCCGCGACGAGCTGACCAAAGCCCTCGACGAGGCCCGCAAGTCGGCCCCGAAACCGCCGCGCGAACTGACCGCGATGGCGGTGACGGAAGTCTCCGAAAAAGCCCCCGACACATTCCTGCTGGCGACTGGCAGCTATGACTATCCGCTTGACGAAACGCCCCCCGATGTCCCCGAGGTTCTCCGCAAGGCAGGGTGGAAAGGACCGGCGATCCAGCCGCCGCGGCCGGGAACATCCGGCCGACGGTCGGCCTTTGTCGAGTGGCTCACCGCCGCCGACAACCCGCTCACTTATCGCGTGCTGACGAATCGGATCTGGCAGGGGCACTTTGGCCGGGGGCTGGTCGAGAACGCCAACGACTTCGGCGTGCAGACCGCCGCCCCGACGCACCCGGAGCTCCTCGACTGGTTGACCGCCGAATTCCTGGCTCGCGGTAAGAGCATCAAGGAACTGCATCGTCTGATCATGGCCTCCGCGACTTACCAGCAGGCCGGATTCCGGACCGATGCCGCGAGCGACTCCGCCATCGCCCTGAAGACCGATCCCGACAATCGAACCTACTGGCACTTTCCCCGCCAGCGGCTCACCGGCGAACGGATCCGCGACGCCTGGCTGGCAGTTGCCGATTCTCTCAACGACTCGATGTTCGGGGCTGGCGTCCGCCCTGAACTCCCCCCCAAATTCGGCGGGGCCGGAGCTTGGAAAGTTTCCGAGAACCCCGCGGATCGCGTTCGCCGGTCGGTCTACATCTACGCGAAACGCAACCTGCCCTACCCCATGCTCCAGGTCTTCGATTTGCCCGATATGCACGAGGCGTGCGGCTGCCGGACGCAGACGACAATTGCTCCGCAGGCCCTGATGCTTCTCAACAGCGAACTGGTTCTCGGCGCGGCTCGCAAGCTCGCCGATCGCATCAATTCCGAGCATGCGACCGGCGACGCCGCCGGGATGGTCGAGTCCCTGTGGCTGATCGCCTACGGCCGCCCGCCCGATTCGGTCGAGCAGGCCGAAGCTCTGCAGTTCCTCGGTCAGCAGCAGGACCAGTTCCTGGCGCTCAACCCGTCGCTGGGAGAAGACGCGACCGCCGGACGCAAGCTGGCCAGCGGCGAAGCCTGGATCGATCTCTGCCACGCCGTCCTGAACTCGAACGAATTCCTGTTTGTGGACTGACCCGGCTGCTCGCAGCCGCCCGCCCGGAGGCCACTCATGACCAACCAGCCCACCGCCAGCGACTTCCGTCTGCCGCACGCACGTCCCGCCCAGTCCCGCCGCGACTTCCTGCAGCGGGCCGGCGGCGGCTTCGGCGCCCTGGCGCTGTCGGCGATGCTGGCCGAAGAGGCCGCCGCTGGCGCCATCATCGAAGAATCGGCCCGCAAACCGCACGCCTTCGGCAAGGCGAAGAGCGTCATCTTCCTGTTCATGGATGGCGGCCCGAGCCATATCGACACGTTCGATCCCAAGCCGGTCGTCAACGAGTACGCCGGCAAACCGCTACCGTCGACCGTCAAGCGGGTCATCACCCCGATGGGGGTTTCGGAGAATCCGCTGCTGGCCTGCCAGCGGACCTGGAAGCAATACGGCGAAAGCGGGATCCCGATTTCGGACTGGTACCCGCACGTCGCGCAGTACGCTGACGACCTGTGCGTCATCCGCTCGGTCTGGGGCGATTCGCTGAATCACGTCGGCGGCGTGGCCCAGATGAATACCGGCAGCATCCTCGGCGGCCGGCCCTGCATGGGCTCCTGGGTCACCTACGGCCTCGGCACCGAGAACCGCAATCTGCCGAGCTTCGTGGTGCTGCTCGACAGCGACAGGGAACCGCCCGGCGGCAACCGCGTCTGGAACACCGGCTTCATGCCGGCGACGTTCCAGGGGACCAAGTTCCAGCCCGGCCGCGATCCGATCCTGCACCTCAATTCGCCGGACGGGATCACCGCGCAACGTCAGTCGAAGAAGCTGGAATTCATCGATCGCTTGAATCGGCATCACGCCGAGATTCGCCCCGGCGACTCCGAACTCGAAGCCCGCATCAAGTCCTACGAGCTCGCCTTCCGCATGCAGGCCCACGCCCCCGAGGCAGTCGACCTGACTCAGGAAACCGCGGAAACGCAGGAACTGTACGGTCTGAACGACAAGGCGACCGAGGCCTTCGGCCGCAACTGCCTCCTCGCCCGGCGGATGGTCGAGCGCGGCGTTCGGTTCATCCAGCTCTATTCAGGCTCGGGGAGCAAGTGGGACGCTCACAGCAAACTGGAACAGAATCACTCGGGGCTGTGCAAGTCGACCGACAAGCCGATCGCCGCCCTGCTGATGGACCTGAAACAGCGCGGCCTGCTCGAGGAAACGCT harbors:
- a CDS encoding DUF1549 and DUF1553 domain-containing protein, translated to MPRIAVNFRVRTLFGLVALAACLPSLASDGPPTVEEGRAHWAFQPVNRPAVPAIEIPAHGNPIDAFIAAQQQTAGVRSSTRADKYTLLRRAKFDLLGVPPTPAEIASFVADDRPDAFERRVEEFLADPRYGETWGRLWLDLVRYAETAGFNADPARPQAYQYRDYVIRAFNNDTPYDQFAAEQLAGDELFPDSKDALIATGYNRMWPDESNASDVLLARQSALNDHTGNLGAVFLGLSIGCAQCHDHKFDPILQSDFYQLQAFFSGITLQDKVPLGDNAALAKYREELQAWQARTADLRRELHAISRDARAKAGAEKRLKFPKVVLDAVDTAPEDRTPYQLQLVFWSERQIEIKDKDLLAAMGEANAARRDELTKALDEARKSAPKPPRELTAMAVTEVSEKAPDTFLLATGSYDYPLDETPPDVPEVLRKAGWKGPAIQPPRPGTSGRRSAFVEWLTAADNPLTYRVLTNRIWQGHFGRGLVENANDFGVQTAAPTHPELLDWLTAEFLARGKSIKELHRLIMASATYQQAGFRTDAASDSAIALKTDPDNRTYWHFPRQRLTGERIRDAWLAVADSLNDSMFGAGVRPELPPKFGGAGAWKVSENPADRVRRSVYIYAKRNLPYPMLQVFDLPDMHEACGCRTQTTIAPQALMLLNSELVLGAARKLADRINSEHATGDAAGMVESLWLIAYGRPPDSVEQAEALQFLGQQQDQFLALNPSLGEDATAGRKLASGEAWIDLCHAVLNSNEFLFVD
- a CDS encoding DUF1501 domain-containing protein; amino-acid sequence: MTNQPTASDFRLPHARPAQSRRDFLQRAGGGFGALALSAMLAEEAAAGAIIEESARKPHAFGKAKSVIFLFMDGGPSHIDTFDPKPVVNEYAGKPLPSTVKRVITPMGVSENPLLACQRTWKQYGESGIPISDWYPHVAQYADDLCVIRSVWGDSLNHVGGVAQMNTGSILGGRPCMGSWVTYGLGTENRNLPSFVVLLDSDREPPGGNRVWNTGFMPATFQGTKFQPGRDPILHLNSPDGITAQRQSKKLEFIDRLNRHHAEIRPGDSELEARIKSYELAFRMQAHAPEAVDLTQETAETQELYGLNDKATEAFGRNCLLARRMVERGVRFIQLYSGSGSKWDAHSKLEQNHSGLCKSTDKPIAALLMDLKQRGLLEETLIVWGGEFGRTPMSEKGDGRDHNPYGFTMWLAGGGVQGGKIVGSTDDFGMHAVDDRLHIHDFHATILAALGLDHTRLIYRHQGRPERPTLNEGYVCEKVFA